From the Solibacillus sp. FSL R5-0449 genome, one window contains:
- a CDS encoding phosphopantothenoylcysteine decarboxylase: MLTGKKVLITSGGTFEKWDNVRGHTNLSKGTMGCYLAEGALEKGADVIYMHGVFTQLPEHQNEMKLIQFEGIEDLGNKLKSVLESEHIDYVIMAVAGSDWLIDKVFDQQGNELTEKGKMPSDEPPIIHFKKAPKILAQIKNWSPDTTLIGFKLEATEDESFLLQRASTRMETAKADYMVANSSKSLYGAMEPHYIIHKSGETVKVDGKMAAATALINAISK, encoded by the coding sequence ATGCTAACAGGAAAAAAAGTATTGATCACGAGTGGCGGGACATTCGAGAAATGGGATAACGTCCGCGGCCATACGAATTTATCAAAAGGAACAATGGGATGCTACTTGGCGGAAGGAGCACTTGAAAAAGGTGCGGATGTCATTTATATGCATGGTGTATTTACACAGCTGCCTGAACATCAAAATGAGATGAAGCTCATCCAATTTGAAGGGATTGAAGATTTAGGGAACAAATTAAAATCAGTTCTTGAATCCGAGCATATCGATTATGTCATTATGGCTGTGGCCGGCTCGGACTGGCTTATTGATAAAGTGTTCGATCAGCAGGGGAATGAACTGACGGAAAAAGGGAAAATGCCATCTGATGAGCCTCCGATTATCCATTTTAAAAAGGCGCCGAAAATATTGGCACAAATTAAAAACTGGTCACCGGATACGACTTTAATCGGCTTTAAACTGGAAGCAACGGAAGATGAATCATTTTTATTACAAAGAGCTTCTACAAGAATGGAAACGGCAAAAGCGGATTATATGGTAGCAAATAGCTCCAAATCATTGTATGGTGCAATGGAGCCCCATTATATTATTCATAAATCCGGGGAGACCGTTAAAGTTGATGGGAAAATGGCCGCTGCAACAGCATTAATAAATGCCATTTCTAAATAA
- a CDS encoding VOC family protein, which produces MYQFDHLVHFVPYPEQTMLKLQEEGLHVVPGGSHEAWGTYNTLSYFDLAYIELIGIENEKKFQEAANKSYSLHASYKENRRRDGLTRFAVRTTTIEEDAKLFAKAGLDVVGPERFSRKRDDGTEVSWQLLYIGHPKSKIEFPFFIQWDEADSLRRKELTDRGIIAKHPLGDLAIQAVHFVVPNFDAVEQIAQLCGATILKKVNQEENVEYSIILLDEVKLIFVKPIGEGAAWNYMLENGYGIKKVVLSGAKEQKQITIDGAQYEINKK; this is translated from the coding sequence ATGTACCAGTTTGATCATCTCGTCCATTTTGTCCCATATCCAGAACAGACAATGTTAAAGCTCCAAGAAGAAGGTCTCCATGTTGTTCCGGGAGGAAGTCATGAAGCGTGGGGCACATATAATACACTGAGCTATTTTGATTTGGCTTATATTGAACTGATCGGCATTGAAAATGAGAAAAAGTTCCAGGAAGCTGCCAATAAGAGTTATTCATTACATGCGAGCTATAAAGAAAATCGCCGACGTGACGGATTGACGCGTTTTGCCGTTCGTACAACAACGATTGAAGAAGACGCGAAGTTATTCGCTAAAGCGGGTTTGGATGTAGTAGGACCTGAACGTTTTTCAAGAAAACGGGATGATGGTACTGAAGTAAGCTGGCAACTGCTTTATATTGGTCATCCTAAATCGAAAATTGAATTCCCTTTTTTCATTCAATGGGATGAAGCAGATTCACTTCGACGTAAGGAACTAACGGACCGTGGGATTATAGCGAAACATCCTTTAGGGGATTTAGCGATCCAAGCTGTCCATTTTGTTGTGCCGAATTTTGATGCAGTTGAGCAAATTGCCCAATTATGTGGTGCGACCATTTTAAAAAAGGTAAATCAGGAAGAAAACGTAGAGTATTCGATTATTCTGCTCGATGAAGTGAAGCTTATTTTTGTCAAGCCGATTGGTGAAGGAGCCGCTTGGAATTATATGCTCGAAAATGGCTATGGCATAAAAAAGGTTGTCCTTTCAGGTGCAAAAGAACAAAAGCAAATTACAATCGATGGGGCACAATATGAAATAAACAAGAAATAA
- a CDS encoding cold-shock protein, protein MHQGTVKWFDNEKGYGFIESANGEDVFVHFTGIQEEGFRSLDEGQVVEFDLVDGIRGPQAANVIKK, encoded by the coding sequence ATGCACCAAGGCACTGTAAAATGGTTTGATAATGAAAAAGGTTATGGATTTATAGAATCTGCGAATGGTGAAGATGTTTTTGTACACTTTACTGGCATACAAGAAGAAGGATTTCGTTCACTGGATGAAGGACAAGTGGTTGAATTCGATTTAGTCGATGGCATCCGGGGTCCGCAGGCAGCGAATGTTATAAAAAAATAG
- a CDS encoding formate--tetrahydrofolate ligase, producing the protein MTTTTKKPLTDIEIANQATMKPILEIAENANIPLDAVEQYGRFKAKIDTSKISGEATANVVLVTAISPTPAGEGKSTVTIGLADALHQLDKRVMVALREPSLGPVMGVKGGATGGGYAQVLPMEQINLHFNGDFHAITTANNALSALIDNHLHQGNALNIDPRRIVWKRVLDLNDRALRHVTVGLGGPMQGVPREDGFDITVASEIMAIFCLATGMKDLKQRLARIVIGYTYDRNPVTVGDLQVEGALALILKEAMNPNLVQTIEGTPALIHGGPFANIAHGCNSITATQTARKLADIVVTEAGFGSDLGAEKFLNIKAREAGFKPSAVVIVATIRALKMHGGVAKVNLVEENVEALKQGISNLAQHVANVRNFGLEPVIALNRFITDTEQELKAVLQWAEANEVRIARTNVWEEGGKGGIELAEKVLEVIEQPNTFHHLYDLQETVEQKLTKIVQQVYGGAGVQLTDAAKKQLAVIEKNGWDTLPICMAKTQYSLSDQPSLVGRPTDFIVTIREILPKLGAGFLVCLTGDIMTMPGLPKQPAALNMDVAEDGSALGLF; encoded by the coding sequence ATGACAACTACTACGAAGAAACCATTAACAGATATTGAAATAGCCAATCAGGCAACTATGAAGCCGATTTTGGAAATTGCTGAAAATGCAAATATTCCGTTAGATGCAGTTGAACAATACGGTCGCTTTAAAGCAAAAATTGATACAAGTAAAATTAGTGGTGAAGCAACGGCGAATGTTGTACTTGTAACAGCGATTAGCCCTACACCAGCAGGAGAAGGAAAATCTACCGTAACAATCGGTTTGGCGGATGCACTGCATCAACTGGATAAGCGGGTAATGGTTGCTTTACGTGAGCCTTCATTAGGACCGGTTATGGGTGTGAAAGGCGGCGCTACTGGCGGCGGGTATGCACAAGTATTGCCGATGGAGCAGATCAACTTGCATTTCAATGGAGATTTCCATGCGATTACAACTGCAAACAATGCATTATCAGCCTTGATTGATAATCATCTCCATCAAGGGAATGCATTGAATATTGATCCGCGACGTATTGTCTGGAAACGTGTACTGGACTTAAATGACCGTGCACTGCGTCATGTGACAGTCGGTTTAGGTGGTCCAATGCAAGGTGTACCTCGTGAAGACGGGTTTGATATTACAGTCGCTTCAGAAATTATGGCCATTTTCTGTTTAGCAACAGGTATGAAAGATTTGAAACAGCGTCTTGCACGTATTGTAATCGGTTATACGTATGATCGTAACCCGGTAACTGTTGGTGATTTACAAGTAGAAGGAGCACTTGCGCTTATTTTAAAAGAAGCGATGAATCCCAACTTGGTTCAAACAATTGAAGGAACACCGGCATTAATCCATGGTGGACCTTTTGCTAATATAGCCCATGGATGCAACTCGATTACTGCAACTCAAACAGCACGTAAACTTGCGGATATCGTTGTAACAGAAGCAGGATTTGGTTCTGATTTAGGTGCTGAGAAGTTTTTAAATATTAAAGCCCGTGAAGCAGGATTTAAACCGAGTGCTGTCGTGATTGTAGCAACAATTCGCGCACTGAAAATGCATGGCGGTGTTGCAAAGGTAAACTTAGTGGAAGAAAATGTGGAAGCTTTAAAACAAGGTATTTCCAATCTGGCGCAACATGTGGCCAATGTTCGGAACTTTGGACTCGAGCCGGTAATTGCATTAAACCGATTTATTACAGATACCGAACAGGAACTGAAAGCTGTTTTACAATGGGCGGAAGCAAATGAAGTCCGGATTGCCCGTACGAATGTATGGGAAGAAGGCGGTAAGGGCGGTATTGAGCTTGCCGAAAAAGTTCTTGAAGTAATTGAACAGCCAAATACTTTCCATCATTTATATGATTTGCAGGAAACAGTAGAACAAAAATTGACGAAAATTGTACAGCAAGTATATGGTGGTGCAGGTGTACAATTAACGGATGCTGCAAAAAAACAGTTAGCAGTAATCGAAAAAAATGGTTGGGACACATTACCGATTTGTATGGCGAAAACACAATATTCATTGTCAGACCAGCCAAGTTTAGTTGGCCGACCAACTGATTTCATTGTAACGATTCGTGAAATTCTGCCGAAGCTGGGGGCAGGATTCCTCGTTTGCTTAACAGGAGATATTATGACGATGCCAGGCTTGCCAAAACAGCCTGCAGCTCTAAATATGGACGTGGCAGAAGACGGAAGTGCGCTTGGATTGTTTTAA
- a CDS encoding HD domain-containing protein: MSEIIVRCEQLVKEIYETMDASHDFQHIERVYQNAMTILKSEPSANKKIVSLAVLLHDVSDEKYAADKQQEQRILDELDLTEVEKKHIRTVIAEVSFNGGNERDITTVESKIVRDADRLDAIGAVGIARTFAYGGAKGRKLYDDAEEVRVNMTKEQYRSQSTASVTHFYEKLLLLKDLMVTAKGREMAEERHAFMVQFLEQLKKERDGIS, from the coding sequence ATGTCCGAAATAATCGTACGGTGTGAACAATTAGTAAAAGAAATTTATGAAACGATGGATGCAAGCCATGATTTTCAACATATTGAGCGTGTCTATCAAAACGCTATGACAATACTTAAATCTGAGCCTTCAGCAAATAAAAAAATTGTAAGTTTAGCCGTGCTGCTGCATGATGTCAGTGACGAAAAGTATGCAGCGGATAAACAGCAGGAACAGCGGATTTTGGATGAACTTGATTTAACGGAAGTAGAAAAAAAGCATATCCGTACAGTCATTGCGGAGGTTTCATTTAATGGGGGCAATGAACGGGATATTACAACAGTGGAATCAAAAATTGTTCGGGATGCAGACCGGCTGGATGCAATTGGTGCAGTAGGGATTGCGCGTACGTTTGCTTACGGTGGTGCAAAAGGACGCAAGTTGTATGATGATGCAGAAGAAGTTCGTGTCAATATGACGAAAGAACAATACCGCAGTCAATCCACAGCGTCTGTTACGCATTTTTATGAGAAACTTTTATTGTTGAAAGATTTAATGGTAACTGCAAAAGGGCGCGAAATGGCTGAAGAACGTCATGCCTTTATGGTACAATTTTTAGAGCAGTTAAAAAAAGAGAGAGACGGGATTTCATGA
- a CDS encoding ABC-F family ATP-binding cassette domain-containing protein, whose product MSHLIVSNLTKTVGDKTLFQNIEFTIYEGERAGLIGINGTGKSTLLSIIAKKQDADTVEFDHPNKYRIAYLEQDPQFPQDLTVLQAVFSGDSPILQLNRAYEEAVAALSQNPQSEKLQNELFRLQQQMDTENAWDVNALAKQALTKLGIDMFDQQVTSLSGGQQKRVALAKVLIEPADLYLLDEPTNHLDVTSTEWLQEMVSRLKGAVIFITHDRYFLDETATHIYELADKTLYRHTGSYGDFLEARAIREEMNAASQAKLRNRYRSELKWIRRGAKARTTKQKARIQRFETLDESIDRSNDQSDLELGLATTRLGKKVLESDGISKAYGDRVIIQDFEFLLQHGDRIGIIGANGYGKSTLLNMLAGEIEPDKGEVVVGSTVKRLHFKQALPAMNENARMIDYIREASNDITDSDGVRYSASQMLERFLFPLNTHGTPISKLSGGERKRLHLLRLLMEQPNVLLLDEPTNDLDIETLGVLEDFIENFPGVVITISHDRFFLDRIAKKLWILDGKGGVSESLDVYTDYLAKRESELQQEAKEMKQEKPKVEKQKTEKKKLSFKEQKEWETIADTIAQVEEKIMSTEEEISSAGSDFTKLQQLTSDLEKLNEEYEQLIERWSYLDEIANG is encoded by the coding sequence ATGAGTCATTTAATCGTATCAAATTTAACAAAAACAGTTGGCGATAAAACGCTATTTCAAAATATTGAATTTACCATTTATGAAGGGGAACGTGCAGGCTTAATCGGGATAAACGGAACAGGAAAATCCACATTATTATCGATTATTGCAAAAAAACAGGATGCCGATACAGTGGAATTCGACCATCCGAATAAGTACCGTATTGCTTATTTGGAACAAGATCCGCAATTTCCGCAGGATTTAACGGTTTTACAAGCGGTGTTTAGCGGAGATTCACCGATATTGCAGCTAAACCGTGCCTATGAAGAAGCGGTAGCCGCATTGTCACAAAATCCGCAATCTGAAAAACTGCAAAATGAATTATTCCGTTTACAGCAGCAAATGGATACAGAAAATGCCTGGGACGTCAATGCATTGGCAAAGCAAGCATTAACGAAGCTCGGAATCGACATGTTCGACCAGCAAGTCACAAGCCTATCGGGCGGACAGCAAAAACGTGTGGCATTGGCAAAAGTATTAATCGAACCGGCAGACTTATATTTACTGGACGAGCCAACAAACCATTTGGATGTTACATCGACAGAATGGCTGCAGGAAATGGTGTCACGCCTAAAAGGAGCGGTAATCTTTATTACCCATGACCGCTATTTCCTTGATGAAACCGCAACACATATATATGAATTGGCAGATAAAACGTTGTACCGCCATACAGGTTCGTATGGGGATTTCCTTGAAGCCCGGGCGATTCGTGAAGAAATGAATGCAGCATCACAGGCCAAATTACGAAATCGTTACCGCTCGGAATTAAAATGGATTCGTCGCGGGGCAAAAGCGCGAACTACAAAACAAAAGGCCCGTATTCAGCGTTTCGAAACGTTGGATGAATCCATCGATCGTTCGAATGACCAGTCCGATCTTGAACTGGGGCTTGCAACAACGCGTTTAGGAAAAAAAGTACTGGAATCAGATGGAATTTCCAAAGCTTACGGTGACCGGGTGATTATTCAGGATTTCGAATTTTTACTGCAGCATGGGGACCGTATTGGCATAATTGGAGCAAATGGTTATGGTAAATCGACACTTCTTAACATGCTCGCAGGTGAAATTGAACCGGATAAGGGCGAGGTAGTTGTGGGATCAACAGTAAAACGTCTTCATTTCAAGCAGGCACTGCCAGCAATGAATGAAAATGCACGAATGATCGATTATATTCGTGAAGCTTCAAATGACATTACCGATTCAGACGGTGTTCGTTACTCAGCATCACAAATGCTCGAACGTTTCTTATTCCCGCTGAATACACATGGTACGCCGATCAGCAAGCTTTCAGGCGGAGAGCGGAAAAGACTTCATCTGCTCCGTCTATTGATGGAACAGCCGAACGTATTACTTTTAGATGAGCCGACAAATGATTTGGATATCGAAACATTAGGTGTTCTGGAAGATTTTATCGAAAACTTCCCGGGTGTTGTCATTACAATTAGTCACGACCGTTTCTTCCTGGATCGCATTGCGAAAAAGCTATGGATTTTGGACGGAAAAGGCGGCGTATCGGAAAGCTTGGATGTGTATACCGACTATTTAGCAAAACGCGAGTCGGAACTGCAGCAGGAAGCGAAAGAGATGAAGCAGGAAAAGCCGAAAGTTGAAAAGCAGAAAACAGAAAAGAAAAAGCTATCATTCAAAGAGCAGAAAGAATGGGAAACGATTGCCGATACGATTGCTCAAGTTGAAGAAAAAATTATGTCGACAGAAGAGGAAATTTCATCAGCTGGTTCGGACTTTACAAAACTTCAGCAGCTGACGTCCGATTTAGAAAAACTAAATGAGGAATATGAACAATTAATCGAGCGCTGGAGCTATTTAGACGAAATCGCAAATGGATAG
- a CDS encoding virulence factor, which produces MKILSIEPTPSPNSMKVIIDQDLPFGKSFNYTKDNIGEASPELQAIFAVEGVKGIYHVSNFLAIERNAKFAWENILADIRRAIGGEATETTEYEMNEHYGEVNVHVQMYKAIPLQIKAFDGEGEVRISAGDRFTTAFKRLQFSVTDENYIFERKWVDFGVRYGDKEQVVQEVLKEVDALYPQDRVESIVQSANEQVVTAAQERKEVSLEQYEQVEDWQQRFQLLDQLPDPEVKDIPLFEKALEDEQMSIRRLATVYLGMIEDVAVVPALTKALNDKSAAVRRTAGDCMSDLGLPEFEPAMIAALGDKNKLVRWRAAMYLYEVGTEQAIDALKTASEDKEFEVKLQAKMALARIEGGEEAKGSVWKQMTESRKA; this is translated from the coding sequence ATGAAAATTTTATCAATTGAACCAACCCCAAGTCCAAATTCAATGAAAGTAATTATCGATCAGGATTTACCATTTGGTAAAAGTTTTAATTATACGAAAGACAACATCGGTGAAGCATCACCTGAGCTGCAGGCCATCTTTGCAGTAGAAGGTGTAAAAGGCATTTACCATGTATCGAATTTCCTGGCGATAGAACGTAATGCGAAATTTGCCTGGGAAAATATTTTGGCGGACATTCGCCGTGCAATTGGCGGAGAGGCAACTGAAACTACGGAATATGAGATGAATGAGCATTATGGGGAAGTAAATGTACATGTTCAAATGTACAAAGCGATTCCATTGCAAATTAAAGCTTTTGACGGTGAAGGGGAAGTACGAATTAGCGCAGGAGACCGTTTTACAACAGCTTTCAAACGTCTGCAGTTCAGTGTGACGGATGAAAATTATATTTTTGAACGAAAATGGGTCGATTTCGGTGTTCGCTATGGCGATAAAGAGCAAGTAGTACAAGAGGTACTAAAAGAGGTGGATGCACTTTATCCGCAAGACCGAGTTGAATCGATTGTCCAGTCTGCTAATGAACAGGTTGTAACAGCAGCACAAGAGCGGAAAGAAGTGTCATTGGAGCAATATGAGCAAGTGGAAGACTGGCAGCAGCGATTCCAGTTGTTAGATCAATTACCGGATCCGGAAGTAAAGGATATTCCGTTGTTTGAAAAAGCGCTGGAAGACGAGCAAATGTCTATTCGACGCCTTGCTACCGTTTATTTAGGAATGATCGAAGATGTTGCGGTTGTACCGGCATTAACGAAGGCATTGAATGATAAAAGTGCAGCAGTACGCCGTACAGCGGGCGACTGCATGAGTGATTTAGGGTTACCTGAATTTGAGCCGGCGATGATCGCTGCATTGGGTGACAAAAATAAACTTGTCCGCTGGCGTGCGGCAATGTACTTGTATGAAGTAGGGACAGAGCAGGCAATTGACGCCTTAAAAACAGCGAGTGAAGATAAAGAGTTTGAAGTAAAGCTTCAAGCAAAAATGGCACTTGCGCGTATTGAAGGCGGGGAAGAGGCAAAAGGTTCCGTCTGGAAACAAATGACGGAAAGCCGCAAAGCATAA
- a CDS encoding aldehyde dehydrogenase: MEELLLKNPSSLSDERKEALLNLLYSEHCNDSILLKSDDFYFIFHDLWSLFEIGEEYEKEIIEEDIRLKEWRIFLLDFFSARNAKKLHFEYLKDSSVKNFFIALYIWKKIKKDYFYDMRKALKIKKLNTEYEKGLAENQKNSDIYHEIHLKVQSYWYMNLFKFNSIYDRILEEVLEETKAVELLFGDKIWETISNDNLRKFMSYIESRHFSEVLFWKSKFQTEQFLKVGLDPNSTYVFCVQKDISMKRSLTLQNGLALAVSEFSQKHEHNFVFLSFIQAIDQEMITHKESIDFNYYFELDKSFGLKTEPINYKRIINYAFTMLKLELSHSSSGKIYLICNELLFDDFPNEEEWITAVTDYKKAKNIEIVVIYMGDKTKLQAIWFADKILVPRQLAQFE; this comes from the coding sequence ATGGAGGAGCTATTGCTGAAAAATCCTAGTTCTTTAAGTGATGAACGTAAAGAAGCTTTATTAAATTTATTATACTCCGAACATTGTAATGACTCAATACTATTAAAAAGTGATGATTTTTATTTCATTTTTCATGATCTTTGGTCACTTTTTGAAATTGGGGAAGAGTACGAAAAAGAAATAATAGAAGAAGATATTAGACTGAAAGAATGGCGAATTTTCTTATTGGATTTTTTTTCAGCTAGAAATGCAAAAAAATTGCATTTTGAGTACTTAAAAGATTCCTCTGTAAAAAATTTTTTTATTGCACTATACATATGGAAAAAAATTAAAAAAGATTATTTTTATGATATGCGTAAAGCGTTGAAAATCAAAAAATTGAATACTGAATATGAAAAGGGCCTTGCTGAAAATCAAAAAAATAGTGATATCTATCATGAAATCCACTTGAAAGTTCAAAGCTATTGGTACATGAATTTATTTAAATTCAATTCCATTTACGACAGAATTCTTGAAGAAGTGCTGGAAGAAACGAAAGCGGTAGAGCTGCTTTTCGGCGACAAGATATGGGAAACAATCAGCAATGACAATTTAAGAAAATTTATGAGTTATATTGAATCAAGGCACTTTTCCGAAGTTTTGTTTTGGAAATCCAAATTTCAGACAGAACAATTCCTGAAAGTTGGACTTGATCCGAACAGTACATATGTATTTTGTGTTCAAAAAGATATATCGATGAAACGCAGCCTTACTTTACAGAACGGATTGGCATTGGCTGTTTCGGAATTTTCACAAAAACATGAACACAATTTTGTTTTTTTATCATTCATACAAGCAATTGACCAGGAAATGATTACACATAAAGAATCAATAGATTTTAATTATTACTTCGAGCTGGATAAATCGTTCGGACTTAAAACGGAACCGATTAATTATAAACGTATTATCAATTATGCTTTTACAATGCTAAAGTTAGAATTATCTCATAGCAGTAGCGGTAAAATCTATTTAATCTGCAATGAATTACTGTTTGATGATTTTCCGAATGAAGAAGAATGGATAACAGCTGTAACAGATTACAAAAAAGCGAAAAATATTGAAATTGTCGTCATCTATATGGGCGATAAAACGAAATTGCAGGCAATCTGGTTTGCAGATAAAATACTGGTACCACGACAACTGGCCCAGTTTGAATAA
- a CDS encoding DMT family transporter has product MNIHSILKLTISMAIFGSIGFFTTQTGLPAVELVFVRCICATFFLGGLWFITGGKKTEVWNKSEIMKTVICGIFLVLNWVFLFKAFEVMSISIAISIYNLAPIFVLILGSVFLAEKMGIGAICATVICFFGSILIIGIDSFTSVSQFMNSGFIWALLSAICYALTMFTSKTIHGMSSYALTFIQTIVGIVMLLPFCDFAAFEGLTNTNWLYILGTGFIHTGFVYYLFFDSVRDLPTVIVSVLVFVDPVVAILLDAALLSFRPSLLQVLGIVLIFGSILYTVFSPEQTVKKIKTSSSQ; this is encoded by the coding sequence ATGAATATACACTCGATACTTAAACTTACTATCTCCATGGCTATTTTTGGTTCTATCGGCTTCTTTACTACGCAAACCGGCCTGCCTGCAGTCGAACTCGTTTTTGTTCGCTGTATTTGTGCCACATTCTTTTTGGGCGGATTATGGTTTATAACAGGCGGTAAAAAAACAGAAGTTTGGAATAAAAGCGAAATAATGAAAACAGTCATTTGCGGTATATTTCTTGTGTTAAACTGGGTATTTTTATTTAAAGCGTTTGAAGTGATGTCGATCTCTATCGCCATTTCCATATACAATTTGGCGCCAATTTTTGTATTGATATTAGGTTCGGTGTTTTTGGCAGAAAAAATGGGGATCGGTGCGATTTGTGCAACAGTCATTTGCTTTTTCGGTAGTATCCTCATAATTGGTATTGATAGCTTTACAAGCGTCTCTCAATTTATGAACTCTGGATTTATATGGGCGCTTCTTTCGGCCATCTGCTATGCGCTGACAATGTTCACGAGTAAAACGATTCACGGTATGTCATCCTATGCTCTTACGTTTATCCAAACAATCGTAGGCATCGTAATGTTGCTCCCTTTTTGCGATTTTGCCGCATTTGAAGGTTTAACGAATACGAACTGGCTATACATACTAGGTACTGGTTTTATTCATACGGGATTTGTTTACTATTTGTTTTTTGACAGTGTCCGGGACCTCCCAACTGTCATCGTATCCGTACTCGTATTTGTCGATCCGGTAGTAGCGATATTATTGGATGCTGCATTGCTTTCCTTCCGACCAAGTTTATTGCAAGTGCTCGGAATTGTTCTGATTTTCGGAAGTATTTTGTACACCGTCTTCTCCCCTGAACAAACCGTAAAAAAGATAAAAACAAGTAGTTCACAATAA